The genomic DNA GATTTCTTCCAGGTCCTGCTTGGCTTCGTCGACGCCGGCGACGTCGTCAAAGGTGACGCGGCCATGCGCTTCGGTCAGAAGCTTGGCCTTGGACTTGCCAAAACCCATCGCTCCACGCGAGCCGCCCTGCATCTGGCGCATGAAGAACAGCCAGACGCCGAGGATCAGAAGCATCGGAAGCAGGGTACCGATATAGCTGAGGAACCCGGACGAACCGTCGGTTTCCGGGCGAACCGTGACCGTCACGTCCTTGGCTTCGAGGCGCTCGGTCAGCGCCGTATCGACTGATGGCGCGTAGGTCTGGAAGGTTGCGCCGCTTTCGGAATAGCTGCCGATCACTTTCGAGCCGGTGATCACGACTTCCTTGACGCGGCTCGCATCCACGTCCTTGAGGAATTGCGAGAACGGAATCTCGCGCGAGCCGGTGCGCTCCGTCGGCTGTTGGAACATGCTGAACAGCGCGATCAGCAGAAGCGCTATGATTGCCCAAAGGGCAAGATTACGAAAATTAGGGTTCATCGAACTCCCCGGAACCTGTCACGACCCGCGCATTTCGCGAGCCGCTGTCTTGCTCCCTAACATAGGGTTCTGGTGACGTATTGCCAAGGCAAACCGCCGGCTACCGTTCCATTTCTGTCAATAGATCGTGAACCGGCGGCGGAGGATAAGGCCCTCGTCCGAACAATCCGGCGATCCGATCGGCCATGATCCGGTCGAAACCCGGCAAAAAGGTGTCGTAGAGCCCGATCCGCGGCTCGATTGTGATGGATGCGACACTTTCGCCGTTCTCAGACCGGACCCTCGGCGCCGTAAGCGATGCACGACCGGCAACGCCCGGTGGCAAGCCTGCGGCAATAAGTCTCTGCTGTTGTGGCCCGCCTCGGCCCTCTGCCGCGACGGAGATGGGCGCGCTTCCGCCATTTCGCACATGGAAGCGGCCATCCCATGTTGCGGTCTCGCCGCCTGCAAGCGTCAAAGTCGTCAGGCCCCGCGCCTCGCGATAGAGGTAAAGCCCGCTTGCGCGGCGGTCGAACACGCATCTTCCGGCCGTCATCCTACCGAGCGTTGTCTCTCGCAGAAACGCCGCCACCCGCTTCACCGTATCTGCGGCGGGGATATGCGCGCGGCCGCCGACCACGGCCACCAGCGCGAGCAGCGCCCGCTGCCAATCGACGTCGTCGCGGTGTTCGGCGAAAGCAAGCGGGATCTCCACCACCAGGCCTGCATGCACGCGCACATGGCGGGTGATTAAGGCGGCAGCCCTTGTCGACGACCGGGCCCTGGCTCCAGCATCCCATGCCCCCTCCTCCGCTCGCGGTGCATGCGCCAGTTCAGCCCGGACGCGGACCCGCTCGAAGGTCGTGTTGGCGTTGCTCGGATCATCGAACCAGGTCACGTCACGCGTCGCGAGAAAGGCGCGGATCGAGGTCCGATCAAGATTAAGGAACGGCCGCAGCACCCAGATCCGGCGGTCGTAAAGCGTGGCGCGCGCCATGCCGGAAGCGCCCGGCCCCGTCGCCCTTTGCATCCGCATCAGGATCGTTTCGCGCTGGTCGTCGCTGGTGTGGCCGGTGACGATACAGCCGGCATCAAACCGCTCGGCGGCATCCGCCAGCAGCCGATAGCGCGCCTCGCGCGCCGCCGCCTGAATACCGGTCAGCGGTTTGGGGCCATCCCAACGCTTGATGAGGTGCGGAACGCCGATGCTTGCGCAGAAGGCGGCAACGCCTTGCGCTTCCGCAGCCGATTCCGGCCGCAGGGCGTGATCGACCGTACATGCGGCCAGGGAAAATCTGTTGGGGTCGCTTGCCTCAATCGCCTCGTTCAGGGCGAGAAGCAAGCCCTTGGAATCGCTCCCGCCGGAGACGGCAACGAGGATACGCATCGGGCGAAGACAGGAGGCGAGAAATCGTTTTGCCGTTTCGACAACGGCTGTCGGCGCTGGAGCCTCAGCAGCCAAAGCGGCTCTGCTCGCTCGTCACCTTCGCCTTCACCGCAGGCGAGGCCTTGGGATAGCGCTTGTTGACCTCGCCCAGCGTCGCGCAGGCGGTTTCCTTGTTGTCGAGCGCACCGAGCGACATGCCGAGCTTCAACAGCATTTCGGGCGCCTTCGGCGATTTGCCGTGGGCCTGATGCGCGTTCAGGAAGGTCTTGGCG from Ensifer adhaerens includes the following:
- the tilS gene encoding tRNA lysidine(34) synthetase TilS codes for the protein MRILVAVSGGSDSKGLLLALNEAIEASDPNRFSLAACTVDHALRPESAAEAQGVAAFCASIGVPHLIKRWDGPKPLTGIQAAAREARYRLLADAAERFDAGCIVTGHTSDDQRETILMRMQRATGPGASGMARATLYDRRIWVLRPFLNLDRTSIRAFLATRDVTWFDDPSNANTTFERVRVRAELAHAPRAEEGAWDAGARARSSTRAAALITRHVRVHAGLVVEIPLAFAEHRDDVDWQRALLALVAVVGGRAHIPAADTVKRVAAFLRETTLGRMTAGRCVFDRRASGLYLYREARGLTTLTLAGGETATWDGRFHVRNGGSAPISVAAEGRGGPQQQRLIAAGLPPGVAGRASLTAPRVRSENGESVASITIEPRIGLYDTFLPGFDRIMADRIAGLFGRGPYPPPPVHDLLTEMER